One window of the Parasphingopyxis algicola genome contains the following:
- a CDS encoding M23 family metallopeptidase, giving the protein MRPAITGPALLFAGMAVACSSGEASPAGAAGRDSETRTMSVASNGGDAVRESFSFDGVFRQGGVVRGRVPAGTARVTLDGTDIPMTPDGEFLIAFGRDHGASATLTAYLGNGQQRTEQLAIAATEWRIEHVNASRRGGRSSAEFQRRRAPEIARIVAAREIRSDSDGWRQDFLWPVTGRISGVFGSQRVYRGEPGSYHSGVDVARPAGTPIVSPADGVVVLATETPFTLEGYLLIIDHGMGLNSAFLHLSRIEVAEGDTVERGQRIAAIGSSGRATGAHLHWGMKWGSERIDPRFLAGPMPVGGAGGGQ; this is encoded by the coding sequence GTGAGGCCGGCGATAACGGGCCCCGCCCTTCTGTTCGCCGGCATGGCGGTCGCCTGTTCCAGCGGCGAGGCGTCGCCGGCGGGCGCGGCCGGGCGGGACTCCGAAACGCGCACGATGTCCGTTGCGTCGAACGGAGGGGACGCCGTGCGCGAAAGCTTCTCGTTCGATGGCGTTTTCCGGCAGGGCGGTGTCGTGCGCGGCCGCGTGCCGGCCGGAACCGCCCGCGTGACGTTGGACGGTACTGATATTCCGATGACGCCCGATGGCGAATTCCTGATCGCGTTCGGGCGGGACCATGGGGCCTCGGCAACGCTGACCGCATATCTCGGAAACGGGCAACAACGGACGGAGCAGCTTGCGATCGCCGCGACGGAGTGGCGGATCGAACATGTGAATGCGTCGCGGCGCGGGGGACGATCCTCGGCGGAATTCCAGCGTCGCCGGGCGCCGGAGATCGCCCGCATCGTCGCGGCGCGCGAGATCCGCTCCGACAGCGATGGCTGGCGGCAGGATTTTCTCTGGCCGGTTACCGGCCGGATCAGCGGCGTATTCGGTTCGCAGCGCGTCTATCGCGGCGAACCGGGTTCCTATCATTCGGGCGTCGATGTGGCGCGGCCGGCCGGCACGCCGATCGTGTCGCCGGCGGACGGCGTGGTCGTGCTGGCGACCGAGACGCCGTTCACGCTCGAAGGCTATTTGCTGATTATCGATCACGGCATGGGCCTCAACAGCGCGTTTCTCCATCTGTCGCGGATCGAGGTTGCGGAGGGCGATACGGTCGAGCGCGGCCAGCGGATCGCCGCAATCGGGTCCAGCGGCCGCGCGACGGGGGCGCATCTCCATTGGGGCATGAAGTGGGGAAGCGAGCGAATCGATCCCCGTTTCCTGGCTGGTCCGATGCCTGTCGGCGGCGCGGGCGGCGGCCAATAG
- a CDS encoding DUF2093 domain-containing protein, whose protein sequence is MLTSRGGRPAKLHYMANNFRMLSPGDHVLCAVTGQAIPLDDLRYWSVERQEPYATAEISVKAAETAE, encoded by the coding sequence ATGTTGACCTCGCGCGGCGGACGACCGGCCAAACTCCATTATATGGCCAATAATTTCCGCATGCTCTCGCCCGGCGATCATGTGCTGTGTGCGGTTACCGGCCAGGCGATTCCGCTTGACGATCTGCGCTACTGGAGCGTCGAGAGGCAGGAGCCCTACGCCACTGCGGAAATATCGGTGAAAGCGGCGGAGACGGCCGAGTGA
- the xseA gene encoding exodeoxyribonuclease VII large subunit, which yields MQSSSSEHGRNESGAALLAETATGDNAPPLSVSEISQALKRAVEQRFGHVRVRGEISGFKRAASGHCYMGLKDESAVIDGVIWKGQAARLAFVPEDGVEVIATGKLTTYPGRSKYQIVIERLEVAGEGALMQLLEQRRKALAAEGLFADERKQRLPFLPRVIGVVTSPTGAVIRDILHRLADRMPSHVVLWPVIVQGEGAAEQVARAVTGFNAMAEGDVVPRPDLLIVARGGGSIEDLWAFNEEVVVRAIADSAIPVISAVGHETDTTLADFAADRRAPTPTAAAEIAVPVRAELLAMLAQASLRASTAIRRHVDRLAERAANVVRLLPKRESLFTVQAQRVDELAERLPRVLGTRLELAQAFLARRADRLRPNLVRARIADGETRLEGLSRLLDQLHPERPLERGYAKVTARDGATLVNATGVRKAKAVTLHFSDGAVDARVEEAGKAPYSKPRKSASKPGQPGLFD from the coding sequence ATGCAGTCTTCCTCTTCAGAACATGGCCGCAACGAGTCCGGCGCTGCGCTCCTAGCGGAGACTGCGACGGGCGACAATGCACCGCCGCTGTCGGTTTCCGAAATATCGCAGGCGCTTAAACGGGCGGTGGAACAGCGCTTTGGCCATGTCCGGGTAAGGGGCGAAATATCGGGCTTCAAGCGCGCCGCTTCCGGCCATTGCTATATGGGGCTGAAGGACGAGTCCGCGGTAATCGACGGCGTGATCTGGAAGGGGCAGGCGGCCCGTCTCGCCTTCGTGCCGGAGGACGGGGTCGAGGTGATCGCCACTGGCAAGCTCACCACCTATCCGGGCCGCTCCAAATATCAGATCGTGATCGAGCGGCTCGAGGTCGCCGGCGAGGGCGCGCTGATGCAGCTGCTCGAACAGCGGCGCAAGGCGCTGGCGGCCGAAGGCCTGTTCGCCGATGAGCGGAAGCAACGCCTGCCGTTTCTCCCCCGCGTCATCGGCGTGGTCACCTCGCCGACGGGCGCCGTCATCCGCGATATTCTCCATCGGCTGGCCGATCGCATGCCGAGCCATGTGGTCCTCTGGCCCGTGATCGTGCAGGGCGAAGGTGCCGCCGAGCAGGTTGCGCGAGCCGTGACCGGCTTCAACGCGATGGCGGAGGGCGATGTCGTGCCGCGACCCGATCTGCTGATCGTCGCGCGCGGCGGCGGTTCGATCGAGGATCTCTGGGCCTTCAACGAGGAGGTCGTTGTGCGGGCGATCGCCGATAGCGCTATTCCCGTGATTTCCGCAGTCGGCCATGAAACCGATACCACCCTGGCGGATTTCGCAGCGGACCGGCGAGCGCCGACGCCGACGGCCGCCGCCGAGATCGCGGTTCCGGTTCGCGCCGAACTGCTCGCGATGCTGGCCCAGGCGTCGCTCAGGGCGTCGACCGCGATACGCCGCCATGTCGACCGGCTCGCCGAGCGCGCGGCCAATGTCGTGCGGCTGCTGCCGAAACGCGAGAGCCTGTTCACGGTTCAGGCGCAGCGGGTCGACGAGCTGGCCGAACGGTTGCCGCGGGTGCTGGGGACGCGGCTCGAACTCGCCCAGGCTTTTCTCGCGCGGCGAGCGGATCGTCTCCGGCCCAATCTGGTGCGTGCACGCATTGCCGATGGGGAAACCCGGCTGGAAGGGCTGTCGCGCCTTCTCGATCAATTGCATCCCGAACGGCCGCTCGAACGCGGCTATGCGAAGGTAACCGCGCGCGACGGCGCAACGCTGGTCAATGCGACCGGCGTCCGGAAGGCCAAGGCCGTGACCCTGCATTTCTCGGACGGCGCCGTCGATGCACGGGTTGAGGAAGCGGGCAAGGCGCCATATTCTAAGCCGCGTAAATCGGCGAGCAAACCCGGACAACCGGGCCTGTTCGACTAG
- the purD gene encoding phosphoribosylamine--glycine ligase, with protein sequence MNVLLLGSGGREHALAWRIAQSPRLTKLFASPGNPGIAEHAEIVEIKDGDHRGTIDFCLKNSIELVVIGPEAPLVDGLADNLRTMGFAVFGPDKDAAQLEGSKGFTKDLCAEAGIPTARYARFTSAEAALPALKEFGLPVVIKADGLAAGKGVVIAETRQDAEAAIAGMFDGDFGKAGAEIVIEEFLSGEEASFFALVDGETVVPFGTAQDHKRVGEGDTGLNTGGMGAYSPAPILDEAMVDRVMREIVKPTVETLARRGTPYSGILFAGLMLTEAGPQLIEYNVRFGDPECQVLMMRLEDDLLALMAAIADGRLSEVPPPRFADDSVITVVMAAKGYPGTPEKGCRIDGIEAAQADGAKIFQAGTEEQDGALLASGGRVLNVTARGGTLRKARDTAYAALDKIDFADGFYRSDIGWRELERS encoded by the coding sequence ATGAATGTCCTGTTGCTTGGGTCGGGTGGCCGCGAACATGCGCTGGCCTGGAGGATTGCGCAATCGCCCAGACTGACAAAGCTGTTTGCCTCGCCCGGCAATCCGGGAATAGCCGAGCATGCCGAGATCGTCGAGATCAAGGACGGCGATCATCGCGGGACGATCGACTTCTGCCTCAAAAATTCGATCGAACTGGTCGTGATCGGCCCCGAAGCGCCGCTAGTCGACGGGTTGGCGGACAATCTGCGGACGATGGGTTTCGCGGTTTTCGGGCCGGACAAGGACGCCGCGCAGCTTGAGGGGTCGAAGGGCTTCACCAAGGATCTGTGCGCCGAAGCCGGCATCCCGACCGCCCGTTATGCGCGCTTCACATCGGCCGAGGCCGCGCTTCCGGCGCTGAAGGAATTCGGCCTGCCGGTCGTCATCAAGGCCGACGGCCTCGCTGCCGGCAAGGGGGTGGTAATCGCCGAGACGCGGCAAGACGCCGAAGCGGCCATCGCAGGCATGTTCGACGGGGATTTCGGCAAGGCCGGAGCGGAAATCGTCATCGAGGAGTTTCTGAGCGGCGAGGAGGCAAGCTTCTTCGCGCTGGTCGACGGCGAAACGGTCGTGCCGTTCGGTACGGCACAGGACCACAAGCGGGTCGGCGAAGGCGATACCGGGCTCAATACCGGCGGCATGGGCGCCTACAGCCCCGCGCCTATTCTCGATGAAGCGATGGTCGATCGGGTGATGCGCGAAATTGTCAAACCCACGGTGGAAACCCTGGCCCGGCGCGGCACGCCCTATAGCGGCATCCTGTTCGCCGGACTGATGCTGACCGAAGCGGGCCCGCAGCTGATCGAATATAATGTCCGGTTCGGCGATCCCGAATGTCAGGTGCTGATGATGCGGCTCGAGGACGATCTGCTCGCGCTGATGGCCGCGATCGCCGACGGCCGGTTGTCGGAGGTGCCGCCGCCGCGTTTTGCGGACGACAGCGTCATCACGGTGGTCATGGCCGCCAAGGGATATCCCGGCACACCGGAAAAAGGCTGCCGGATCGATGGGATCGAGGCCGCCCAGGCCGACGGAGCAAAAATCTTCCAGGCCGGCACCGAGGAACAGGACGGGGCGCTGTTGGCGAGCGGCGGCCGCGTGCTGAATGTCACCGCGAGAGGCGGCACCCTTCGGAAAGCCCGCGACACCGCCTATGCGGCGCTGGACAAGATCGATTTCGCGGACGGCTTCTATCGAAGCGATATCGGTTGGCGCGAACTCGAACGTAGTTAA
- a CDS encoding OmpA family protein: MPAQAKLLIGLLAVGLLTWLWLEPFGQAEAIADELENRAAEALAARGGDTVRIAVSRNPVRRTIELEGALPNSERAEIRETVAALPGVADATWTQPDAAEIDAAETAEASAAEACRAELNAVIASHRIQFRSGSPYINPPSQRMLDRLAEAARDCSGIRIEIAGHSSGSGRTNVNMEMSAFRATTVRDALVERGVPADMLTTIGKGASEPLGGDPADPANRRIEFSVSVVDGGAG; the protein is encoded by the coding sequence ATGCCGGCACAAGCCAAATTGCTCATCGGGTTGCTGGCCGTGGGCCTGTTGACCTGGCTGTGGCTCGAGCCTTTCGGCCAGGCCGAGGCGATCGCCGATGAACTGGAGAATCGCGCTGCCGAAGCGTTGGCTGCCCGGGGGGGCGACACCGTCCGGATAGCCGTGTCCCGCAATCCGGTTCGCCGGACGATCGAACTCGAGGGCGCGCTGCCCAACAGCGAACGCGCCGAGATCCGGGAAACGGTCGCCGCGCTACCTGGCGTCGCCGACGCGACATGGACGCAGCCGGATGCTGCCGAAATCGACGCGGCGGAGACGGCCGAGGCGAGCGCCGCCGAAGCGTGTCGCGCGGAATTGAACGCGGTGATCGCCAGCCATCGCATCCAGTTCCGCAGCGGATCGCCCTATATCAATCCCCCGTCGCAGCGCATGCTCGACCGGCTCGCCGAGGCGGCACGCGACTGCAGCGGCATCCGGATCGAAATCGCCGGGCACAGCAGCGGCAGCGGCCGGACCAATGTGAACATGGAAATGTCCGCCTTCCGGGCGACGACGGTGCGCGATGCCCTGGTCGAACGCGGTGTCCCCGCGGACATGCTGACGACCATCGGCAAGGGCGCGAGTGAACCGCTCGGCGGCGACCCCGCCGATCCGGCCAACCGGCGGATCGAGTTCTCGGTTAGCGTCGTCGACGGGGGGGCGGGCTGA
- a CDS encoding vWA domain-containing protein, with translation MRFIAFAPMAALVLTGLVYSIQPGQATQRPMTPATADEICAPFLVGEDDDFERRRYRTSGVQSAPVGVAPLPPPAPPPAPRAAAESAADQAVVVTGSRRTGVSRVSPSVPYPRPQPQNRERYDGEAVASIMAVAEEPVSTFAVDVDTGSYANVRRFLNQGRVPPRAAVRTEEMLNYFRYDYDRPRDRTRPFSITTDMATTPWNENTRLLRIGLRGYDIDRSERPAANLVFLVDVSGSMHSRDKLPLVQCSMAMMADQLNPRDRVSIVTYAGSTKTVLTGSNDREEIIAALGRLRSGGSTAGAAGISLAYSAARANLIEDGINRIILATDGDFNVGTTNRDRLIEMVEREREAGISLTTLGYGTGNYNEAMMEQIANHGNGNYAYIDSAMEAHRALVQELSSTLFTIAADVKIQIEFNPLHVREYRLIGYENRLLAEEDFDNDTVDAGEIGAGHQVTALYEIVPTGSRGWLPERRYAANRAEARGGEGAEFAHLRLRYKLPGEDESRLIEQAIGRSAMVNARAPRGDMAFVTAVAAFGQRLRGDTYLGDFDFSDIRRLARASGRTGDYWRGEFVTLTELAEARSAPGGSGEGSKR, from the coding sequence ATGCGGTTCATTGCTTTCGCGCCCATGGCGGCGCTCGTCCTCACCGGACTCGTCTATTCCATCCAACCCGGCCAGGCGACGCAGCGGCCGATGACGCCGGCCACGGCCGACGAGATCTGCGCGCCTTTCCTTGTTGGAGAAGACGATGATTTCGAGCGGCGGCGCTACCGGACCTCCGGCGTCCAAAGCGCGCCCGTCGGTGTGGCTCCGCTCCCTCCTCCTGCTCCACCCCCGGCACCACGCGCTGCCGCAGAATCGGCTGCGGATCAGGCCGTGGTGGTTACCGGATCCAGGCGAACGGGTGTTTCGCGCGTGTCACCGTCGGTGCCCTATCCGCGCCCGCAGCCGCAGAACCGCGAACGCTATGACGGCGAGGCCGTCGCCAGCATCATGGCGGTCGCCGAGGAGCCGGTCTCGACCTTCGCCGTGGATGTCGACACGGGCAGCTACGCCAATGTCCGGCGCTTCCTGAACCAGGGCCGGGTGCCGCCGCGCGCCGCAGTGCGCACCGAGGAAATGCTCAACTATTTCCGCTACGATTACGACCGGCCGCGCGACCGGACACGCCCCTTCTCGATCACGACCGACATGGCGACAACGCCCTGGAACGAGAATACGCGGCTGCTCAGGATCGGCCTGCGCGGCTACGATATCGACCGCAGCGAACGGCCCGCCGCCAATCTCGTCTTCCTCGTCGACGTATCGGGATCGATGCACAGCCGCGACAAGCTGCCGCTCGTTCAATGTTCGATGGCGATGATGGCCGACCAGCTCAATCCGCGCGACCGGGTTTCGATCGTCACCTATGCCGGATCGACCAAGACGGTGCTGACCGGATCGAACGATCGCGAAGAGATCATCGCGGCGCTCGGGCGGCTGCGCTCGGGCGGCTCGACGGCCGGTGCGGCGGGCATCAGCCTTGCCTATAGCGCGGCGCGCGCCAACCTGATCGAAGACGGGATCAACCGCATCATCCTCGCCACCGACGGCGATTTCAACGTCGGGACGACCAATCGCGACCGACTGATCGAGATGGTCGAGCGCGAACGCGAGGCCGGCATCTCGCTGACGACGCTCGGCTATGGCACCGGCAATTACAACGAAGCGATGATGGAGCAGATCGCCAATCACGGGAACGGCAATTACGCCTATATCGACAGCGCGATGGAAGCGCATCGCGCGCTCGTCCAGGAACTCTCCTCGACGCTGTTCACCATCGCCGCAGACGTGAAGATCCAGATCGAGTTCAATCCGCTACATGTCCGCGAATACCGGCTGATCGGCTATGAGAACCGCCTGCTTGCCGAGGAGGATTTCGACAATGACACGGTCGATGCCGGCGAGATCGGCGCCGGGCACCAGGTCACCGCGCTCTACGAGATCGTGCCGACGGGATCGCGCGGCTGGCTGCCCGAACGCCGCTATGCGGCCAACCGGGCGGAAGCGCGCGGCGGCGAGGGCGCCGAGTTCGCCCATCTGCGCCTGCGCTACAAGCTGCCCGGCGAGGACGAATCGCGGCTGATCGAACAGGCGATCGGGCGCAGCGCGATGGTCAACGCCCGCGCGCCGCGCGGCGACATGGCGTTCGTCACCGCGGTCGCCGCCTTCGGCCAAAGGCTGCGCGGCGACACCTATCTCGGCGATTTCGACTTTTCCGATATCCGTCGCCTTGCCCGGGCGAGCGGCCGGACCGGCGATTATTGGCGCGGCGAATTCGTCACGCTGACCGAGCTTGCCGAGGCGCGCAGCGCGCCCGGCGGGAGCGGCGAGGGCAGCAAGCGCTAG
- a CDS encoding DNA-3-methyladenine glycosylase I: MSLTLGSDGKARCFGGQPGKEFYGEYHDTEWGVPVHDDRMLFEMLILEGAQAGLSWETVLRKRDGYRAAFHDFEVERVAAMTDAELEALREDAGIVRNKLKIRSARKNARIFIQMQHEYRTFDAWLWGHVDGTPIVNRPQSFADVPVSTPLSDTVSKALKQRGMSFVGTTIIYAYLQAVGVVNDHVKGCWKYPSCRT, encoded by the coding sequence TTGAGCCTCACGCTCGGCAGCGACGGCAAGGCCCGCTGTTTCGGCGGCCAGCCGGGCAAGGAATTTTACGGCGAGTATCACGATACCGAATGGGGCGTACCGGTCCATGACGACCGGATGCTGTTCGAAATGCTGATCCTCGAAGGCGCGCAGGCCGGGCTGAGCTGGGAAACCGTGCTGCGCAAACGCGACGGCTATCGCGCCGCCTTTCACGATTTCGAAGTCGAGCGCGTCGCGGCGATGACCGATGCCGAACTGGAGGCGCTGCGCGAGGACGCGGGCATCGTCCGCAACAAGCTGAAAATCCGGTCGGCGCGCAAGAACGCCCGGATCTTCATCCAGATGCAGCACGAATACCGGACCTTCGACGCCTGGCTATGGGGCCATGTCGACGGCACGCCCATCGTCAACCGCCCGCAAAGCTTCGCCGACGTCCCAGTTTCGACCCCGCTCTCCGACACGGTCTCCAAGGCGCTCAAGCAGCGCGGGATGAGCTTTGTCGGCACGACGATCATCTACGCCTATCTGCAGGCCGTCGGCGTGGTGAACGACCATGTGAAGGGATGCTGGAAATACCCGTCATGCCGGACTTGA
- a CDS encoding secondary thiamine-phosphate synthase enzyme YjbQ, with protein MHHTTVLAIDTPGQSLVEFTPGVADWVGETGVGRGLCTLFCRHTSASLLIQENAAPEVQDDLIAYFDRLAPEGAHYAHNSEGPDDMPAHLKAALTQTHLAIPVIDGRLALGTWQGIYLFEHRRRPHRREVALHLAGE; from the coding sequence GTGCACCACACGACCGTTCTCGCGATCGACACGCCGGGACAATCGCTCGTCGAATTCACGCCCGGGGTTGCGGATTGGGTCGGCGAAACCGGCGTCGGCCGTGGCCTGTGTACCCTGTTCTGTCGCCACACCTCGGCTTCGCTGCTGATCCAGGAGAATGCGGCGCCCGAGGTGCAGGACGATCTCATTGCCTATTTCGACCGGCTGGCGCCGGAAGGCGCGCATTACGCGCATAACAGCGAAGGGCCCGACGATATGCCCGCGCATCTCAAGGCCGCGCTGACCCAGACCCATCTCGCGATCCCGGTGATCGACGGACGGCTGGCGCTCGGGACCTGGCAGGGCATCTACCTGTTCGAACATCGCCGCCGCCCGCACCGGCGCGAGGTGGCGCTGCACCTGGCGGGCGAATAG
- the gyrB gene encoding DNA topoisomerase (ATP-hydrolyzing) subunit B — translation MTDQPEKTPQKGDYGADSIKVLKGLDAVRKRPGMYIGDTDDGSGLHHMVFEVSDNAIDEALAGHCDRILIQLNADGSVTVEDNGRGIPVDIHKEEGVSAAEVIMTQLHAGGKFENTSDDNAYKVSGGLHGVGVSVVNALSDWLELRIWRDGKEYWMRFRNGEAEAPLEVMGDAPEIDGKQRKGTQVTFMPSAETFKITEFDFEKLEHRYRELAFLNSGVRLFIADARHADREEVELYYEGGTSAFVQYLDRHKAAIIGDPIAISGERDDIGIDVALEWNDSYHENVLCFTNNIPQRDGGTHLAAFRSALTRTLNNYAESSGALKKSKVKLTGDDMREGLTAIVSVKLPDPKFSSQTKDKLVSSEVRQPLESLIADKLAEWLEENPPYAASVIQKVIDAAAAREAAKKAREMTRKGSMAVASLPGKLADCQERDPAKSELFLVEGDSAGGSAKQGRDRHYQAILPLKGKILNVERARFDRMLSSKEVGTLIQAMGTGIGRDDFDIEKLRYHKIVIMTDADVDGAHIRTLLLTFFYRQMPEIVERGHLYIAQPPLYKVSKGRSEVYLKDDAALDAYLINAGLDTMLLETGDGATRSGEDLRILIDHARRMRSLMNYVPKRYDPSIVEAFALMGALDEALSEEQRLQAVELVAQWLSGHDPEAQWTGQINADGSFELHRRWRGVTDVHLIDAAFVRSAEARKLQQVAAEQAENYALVGHLVSMKAAEAAADDEDEAPAKGRAPITRPSELLEAILAAGRKGLAIQRYKGLGEMNAEQLWETTLDPDVRSLLQVQVDQADIADEIFTQLMGDVVEPRREFIQDNALNVANLDV, via the coding sequence ATGACTGACCAACCCGAAAAGACGCCGCAAAAGGGCGATTATGGTGCGGACTCGATCAAGGTCCTCAAGGGCCTCGATGCGGTGCGCAAGCGGCCCGGCATGTATATCGGCGACACCGATGACGGGTCGGGTCTCCATCACATGGTGTTCGAGGTCTCCGACAACGCGATCGACGAGGCGCTGGCCGGCCATTGCGACCGGATCCTGATCCAGCTCAACGCCGACGGTTCGGTGACGGTCGAGGACAATGGCCGCGGCATTCCGGTCGATATCCACAAGGAAGAGGGCGTATCGGCGGCCGAGGTCATCATGACCCAGCTCCATGCCGGCGGGAAGTTCGAAAACACGTCCGACGACAATGCCTACAAGGTCTCTGGCGGCCTGCACGGCGTCGGCGTTTCGGTCGTCAACGCGCTCAGCGATTGGCTCGAGCTGCGCATCTGGCGCGATGGCAAGGAATACTGGATGCGCTTCCGCAACGGCGAGGCGGAAGCGCCGCTCGAAGTGATGGGCGATGCCCCGGAAATCGACGGGAAGCAGCGCAAGGGCACGCAAGTCACCTTCATGCCGTCCGCCGAGACGTTCAAGATCACCGAATTCGATTTCGAGAAGCTCGAGCATCGCTACCGCGAGCTGGCCTTCCTCAATTCCGGTGTGCGGCTGTTCATCGCCGACGCCCGCCATGCCGACCGGGAGGAAGTCGAGCTGTATTACGAGGGCGGCACCTCGGCCTTCGTCCAGTATCTCGATCGCCACAAGGCGGCGATCATCGGCGATCCGATCGCGATTTCGGGCGAACGCGACGATATCGGCATCGATGTCGCGCTCGAATGGAATGACAGCTATCACGAAAACGTCCTGTGCTTCACCAACAACATCCCGCAGCGCGACGGCGGTACGCATCTCGCCGCCTTCCGTTCGGCGCTGACCCGCACGCTCAACAATTATGCCGAAAGCTCGGGCGCGCTGAAAAAGTCCAAGGTGAAGCTGACCGGCGATGACATGCGCGAAGGCCTGACCGCGATCGTCTCGGTCAAGCTGCCCGATCCGAAGTTCAGTTCGCAGACCAAGGACAAGCTGGTGTCCTCCGAAGTCCGCCAGCCGCTCGAAAGCCTGATCGCGGACAAGCTCGCCGAATGGCTCGAAGAGAACCCGCCCTATGCGGCTTCTGTAATCCAGAAGGTGATCGACGCCGCCGCGGCGCGCGAGGCGGCGAAGAAGGCGCGCGAGATGACGCGCAAGGGATCAATGGCCGTCGCCTCGCTCCCCGGCAAGCTCGCAGACTGCCAGGAACGCGATCCGGCGAAATCCGAACTCTTCCTGGTCGAGGGCGATTCGGCCGGCGGTTCGGCCAAGCAGGGCCGCGATCGCCATTACCAGGCGATCCTGCCGCTGAAGGGCAAGATCCTCAATGTCGAACGCGCGCGCTTCGATAGGATGCTCTCGTCCAAGGAGGTCGGCACGCTGATCCAGGCGATGGGCACCGGCATCGGCCGCGACGATTTCGATATCGAGAAGCTGCGCTATCACAAGATCGTGATCATGACCGACGCCGATGTCGACGGCGCGCATATCCGCACGCTCCTCTTGACCTTCTTCTACCGGCAGATGCCCGAGATCGTCGAGCGCGGGCATCTCTATATCGCCCAGCCGCCGCTCTACAAGGTCTCCAAGGGCCGCTCGGAAGTCTATCTGAAGGACGATGCGGCGCTCGACGCCTATCTGATCAATGCGGGCCTCGACACGATGCTGCTCGAAACCGGCGATGGCGCGACTCGGTCGGGCGAGGATTTGCGCATCCTGATCGATCATGCGCGGCGCATGCGCTCGCTGATGAACTATGTGCCCAAACGCTACGATCCGTCGATCGTCGAGGCCTTCGCGCTGATGGGCGCGCTCGACGAGGCGCTGAGCGAGGAGCAGCGGCTACAGGCGGTCGAACTGGTGGCTCAATGGCTGAGCGGGCACGATCCCGAAGCGCAATGGACCGGACAGATCAATGCCGATGGCAGTTTCGAACTGCACCGGCGCTGGCGCGGGGTGACCGATGTGCATCTGATCGATGCCGCATTCGTACGCTCGGCCGAAGCTCGCAAGCTTCAGCAGGTCGCCGCGGAGCAGGCCGAGAATTACGCGCTCGTCGGACATCTCGTCAGCATGAAGGCGGCCGAAGCCGCCGCCGACGATGAGGATGAGGCGCCGGCCAAGGGCCGCGCGCCGATCACGCGTCCGTCCGAACTGCTCGAGGCGATCCTCGCCGCAGGCCGCAAGGGCCTCGCCATTCAGCGCTACAAGGGATTGGGCGAGATGAACGCCGAGCAGTTGTGGGAAACCACGCTCGATCCCGACGTCCGCTCGCTGCTCCAGGTTCAGGTCGACCAGGCCGATATCGCCGACGAGATCTTCACCCAGCTGATGGGCGATGTCGTCGAGCCGCGCCGCGAGTTCATCCAGGACAATGCGCTGAACGTCGCCAATCTCGACGTCTGA